GGCGGTGGGCTCGGTGTAGCCGATGGAGCAGTGCAGCTCTCCGGCGAGGATCTTCGGGAGGAAGAGGTCCTTCTGGGCTTCGGTGCCGAACTCCTGGATGGTCTTGCCGACGGTGTTGATGGTGAGGAACGGGATGGGGGCACCGGCCCGCCAGGCCTCGTCCATGAAGATCATCTGGTCGACATCGCCGCGACCCTGACCGCCGTAAGTGGTCGGCCAGCCGAGCCCCAGCCAGCCGTCTCGACCCATCTTGCGCACCGCCTCGAGGCAGTGGGGCCCGCCGGTCTCGCCCAGCGCGCACTCCTCCTGCACCTCGGGGGTCATCAGCTCCGCGAAGTACTCACGCAGCTCACGCCGAAGCACGTCCTGCTCGGGTGTGTAGGCGATGTGCAGCAGCTGACCGTCCCCCCTCAAAACTGAAACGCGTTACAAATCTAACGCCCCGTCAGGTAGCTGTCGAGCATCCTCCGGCTGACCAGGGGGTTGCTTCTACTGTCCCTGCGTCAGGCGGGTCACGACGAAGGAGAGCCCCCATGTCCCCCTCGAAGCTGCGTCGCGCCGCCGCGCTGTGTGGCGCCCTCCTGGCCACCGCGACCGCGCTGGTGGTCGCCGCACCGGGAGCCGACGCCGACCCCGACCTGCCCATCCACCAGACGATCACCGCCACCACCCACCTCGCGCGGCTCGACCAGGACCTCGGCGCGGTCGGCACGTTCGACGGCACGTTCGACGCCGGCACCGGTGAGATCAGCGGCGACCTCGCGTTCCAGGCGAGCCAGACGACACTGCAGCTCGTCGGGCTGCCGGCGGCCGAGGTCGGTGCCGCCATCGTGCCGACCGGGCCGGCGGCCGGCACGATCGACCTGGCGACGTCGGTGGTCTCGCTGACGTCGAGCTTCGACGTGAAGATCCTCTACGTGAAGCCGCTGGGCCTCGGGTTGAACCTGGTGGGCGACCGCTGCCAGACGGCCACGCCGATCACGCTCACGTCGTCGGGCCCCATCGACCTGGCCACTCAGAGTGGCACCCTGTCGGGCACGTTCACCTTCCCACCGCTGAAGGACTGCGGGCTCCTCACACCGGCGCTGAACCTGCTGGTGCCCGGCCCGGGCAACACGTTCACCGCCACGGCTGCGCCCGCGGCTGCCTAGAGCGCAAGAGAGAGGTCCGCTCGGTCTCTCTCGACGAGGCGCCCGCACGCCGTAGTCTCCCGAGGGTGCGCATCACCGCCAGGGTCGACTACGGCGTGCGGGCCGCCATCGAGCTCGCCGCCGCCGAGCATCCGCCCGTGAAGGGCGAGGTGCTGGCCGAGCGGCAGCGCATCCCCGGCAAGTACCTGGAGAACATCCTCGCCGACCTGCGCCGGGCCGGCATCGTCGCCAGCCAGCGGGGCGCCGACGGTGGCTACCGGCTGGCGGGGCCCCCGGAGTCGGTGTCGGTCGCCGACATCATCCGCGCCGTCGAGGGGCCGCTGGCCGACGTGCACGGCACACCACCCGAAGAGATCGTCTACGTCGGTCCCGCCGAGGCCCTGCAGCGGGTGTGGATCGCCACCCGGGCGGCGCTGCGCAACGTCCTCGAGGAGGTGACGCTCGCCGACATCGTGGCGTCGTCGTTGCCGGCCCCTGTGGAGGAGCTTCTGGGTGATCCGGCGGCCTGGGAGCGACGGAGCCGCGGGGCAAGTCGGTCGAGGTGACAGCTCGCGCGCTAGCGTTGACCCCCTATGGCCCGGCGGATCGACATCGAGCTGACGAGCAAGCGCGACGACGACACTTGGACGTGGCGCGCCGCCGGAGCACGTGAGCCCAGAGGAACGGTCGACAGCAAGCTGCTGCCGGCCAAGAGCAAGGTCGGCGACAACCACAAGGTCGAGATCGAGGGCTTCCTCGACGGCCTGACCATCGTCGCCGTCATCGCCCCGAAGAAGGCGGTGCGCACGGAGCCCGAGCGCATCGAGCTCCTGACACCGCGGTCCGAGGGCTCGCTGGTGACCACCCACCTCGCCCGCAAGCCGCGGCGCGAGGACGACCGGCGTGGCGGCGCGCGGCGTCGTGACGAACGTGGCGGCGACAGCCGGGGTGGCGACCGCGACCGTCGGGGCCCCCGTTCCGATCGGGGCGACCGCGGTGAGCGCGGCGCCCGTGACGGTCGAGATCGGGATCGGGACCGTGGTGGCGATCGGGGTGACCGGGGTGACCGGCACCGCGACCGTCCGAGCACGCCGCCGCCCGACGCCAAGCCGAAGCCGAAGCGCCTCCGTCCGGCCCGGGTCCACCGTGCCGCGCTCCTGGAGTCGCTGCCGGCCGAGCAGCGGCCCATCGCCGAGCAGCTGGTGCAGGGCGGCATCCCCGCGGTGCGGCAGGCCATCGAGAAGCAGAACGAGGAGCTCAAGGCCGAGGGCAAGACGCAGGTCGCCGCCCAGCCGCTCCTGGAGATCGCCGAGAAGCTGCGCAACCGGGCCCAGGCCGCGGTGTGGCGCGACCGGGCCGACGCCGCGCTGGCGTCGGTCGACGAGCTCGACCTGCGCGACCTGCGCTCGGTGGTCAACGCCGCCGACGACGCCGGCCGCGACCAGGAGGCCCGGGCCGTCGCCGACCAGCTGCGCGAGGCGCTGATCAACCGCGTCGAGAAGGAGCAGTCGGCCTGGGTGGCCGAGGTGGCCGAGAACCTGCATGAGGGCCGCGTGGTGCGGGCCCTGCGGTTGTCGTCGCGGCCCCCGAAGGCGGGATCGCCGCTGCCGGGCAACCTGGCCGAGCAGCTGATCACCGTCACGAACGAGGCGCTGACGGCCGAGACCGGGCCCCAACGTTGGGCCACCGTGCTGGATGCTCTCGCCTACTCCCCCATCCGCCGCCGGGTCGTCCCGGATTCGCTGCCCGAGAAGCTCCCCGCCGATCTCCGCGAGCTGATCGCCAAGCTCGGCTCCCGCCTCCCGGAGATCGCCCACATCTTCGCGATCAAGCCCTCCGACGCCCCGGCCCGCCCCCGCCCCCCTCGCCGCAAGCCAGGTGGCCCGGGTGCCCGCGGCGACGGCGCCCCCGGTGCTGGCGGCGGCCGCAAGCCCCGCAACAAGCCCCAGCCGGAGGCCAAGTCCTCCAAGCCCGGGTCCGAGGCGGAGCCGAAGCCGAAGGCCGAGGACACCACTACCGAGACCCCCGCCCCGGAGGCGGAGGCTCCCCAGCCCGACGCCGAGACGCAGCCGGCGGCGGAGGCGACCACCGCCGAGGCGGAGGCCGTCACCCCGGAGGCCGAGGCAGCCACCGCCGAAGTCGAGCCGACCACCGCCGAGGCGGAGGCCATCACCCCGGAGGTCGTGGCGGCCACCGCCGAAGTCGAGGCGGCCACCGCCGAGACTGCAGTGGCCGACCCCGAGCCGGAGGCCGCCGAAGCCGAGGCGAGCGTCGCAGCGCCCGAGGTCGAGGCGGAGGACACCGCCACCGTGCCCACGCCCGACGCCCCTCAGGCCGACGCCGAGCCGGAAGCCGCTGCCGCCCCCGAGGACGCACCGACCGAGGACACCCCGGAGGCCGAGCACAAGGCCGACGACGCCGACGACGGCGAGCCGGCGACGGAGCTGGCCGCCGAGGCCGAGGCCACCGCCTCCGCATAGGCAGCCGAGCCGTCCCGGGCAGCTCGACGCGCCGCGCCGGCACCCGCGGCCAGAACGCCCGACGTCACGGTGGTCGCACAGTCGTTGCGGCGCCCGGTGACCGAAATGGTTGCTCGACACCGCAACGATGGCGACAGCCCGACGACAGTGTGGGGCGACCGATTCGGTCCTGCTGCGCCGCTCCGGCGCGGTGGGAGGACGATGGGGCGGTGTGGGGCGACCGTTTCGGTCGCTTGGCGCCGCCGGGCGCCGCGGGAATCAGAACTGGCGGGGGGCTATCACCGAGTCGACGTCGCCGCGGCCGCAGTAGCGGCCGGTTTCGGTGTCTTCGTCCCAGCGGGCACCGCAGCTCAGGCAGGTGCAGGAATCAAGGTGGACGGAGCCCAGGTACAGACGCTCTACCTCGTATGCCTCGCAGAACGGGCACTGGAGATGCCGGGGCTTATCGTCGGTCATCTCTGGCAGGTTCCGCGGGTGAGGGCTGTTCGTCCATCGTTCTCCGAAGTCTGACCGCCGCAGCTTAACGAAGGTTGCAGTGCCAGGTTTCGATTCTCCGACAGCTTGGTTGCATCAGCGCGAACCTCCTACCTTGAACCGCCATGGCTGTCGACGTCACAACCCAGGGTCCGTTCGCGATCGTCAAGATCAACCGCCCCGAGGCCCGCAACGCCGTGAACGGGGCCGTGGCCCAGGGCATCGAGGCCGCCGTCGACCGCATCGAGGAGGACGACAGCCTCTGGCTGGGCATCCTCACGGGCGAGCCGCCGGTGTTCTGCGCCGGCGCCGACCTGAAGGAGATCAACGCCGGCAACGCCGCCGCCCTGGCGACCGCCCGGGGCGGCTTCGGCGGGTTCGTCAAGCGGGAGCGCACCAAGCCCATCATCGCCGCCGTCGACGGCCCGGCGCTGGCCGGCGGCACCGAGCTCGTGCTGGCCTCCGACCTCGTCGTCGCCTCGACCACCGCCACCTTCGGCATCCCCGAGGTCAAGCGGTCGCTGGTGGCCGCGGCCGGGGGCCTGTTCCGCCTGGGCCGCAAGATCCCCTTCAACCTCGCGATGGAGCTGGCCCTCACCGGCGACCCGATCGACGCCACCCGGGCCTACCACTTCGGCCTGGTGAACCGCCTGGTCGAGCCGGGCGAGGCGCTGACGGCCGCCGTCGAGCTGGCCGAGAAGGTGTGCGCCAACGCCCCGGTGGCCGTGCGGGCGAGCCGCAAGGTCGTGCTGGAGGCCACGCACGCCGACGACGAGGTCGGCTGGAAGATGTCGATGGAGGGCATGGCCCAGGCGATGTCCAGCGAGGACTTCAGCGAGGGCCTCACCGCCTTCATCGAGAAGCGCCCGCCCCAGTGGAAGGGCCGCTAGCCCGACCCCAGCCCGGCGCTCAGGTCAGCGAGCGGTGCACGACGATCGCCCGGGCGACCAGGCCGAACGACTCGAAGAAGTTCTTGGTGTGCCGGTCACCCGGTAGCGCCAGGCTGTCGACGCCGAAGCACCCCTGGTCCCGGCACCAGCCGACCAGCTGCGACATCAGCACCTCCCCCACCCCGATCGCCCGCGCTCCCGGGTCGACGTAGACCTCGTCGACGACGCCCAGCAGCCCCCCGTCGGCCAGCTTCTCGGTGTGGGCCGCCCCGAAGCCGACGACCGTGTCGTCGATGGTGCCCACCAGGACGGCCTGGCTGTCGTCCACCAGGGACGCCGCCAGCGACTCCTCCAGCGGGTCGGGACGGCGCTCCCGCCGCGCCCACAGCTCGCCGCCCTTCTGCGTGCGCTTCTCGGCGATGGCGGCGACCACGAGGTCGTGCAGCGCAGCCAGGTCGTCCGGGGTCGCCGGCCGGGCCGACTCCTCGGGCGCGGGCGACGAGATCGTCATGACGGCTGCTGCAGTTGGGCGACCTTGTTGAGGATCGTCTTGCGGCCGCGGCTGGCCGCCTCGTAGCTGCGCACGGCCTCCAGCTCCTCGGAGGTGAGCCCCGGCAGGCGGTTGACCACCTGCGACGCCGCCAGGCTGTCGTAGCCGGGGATGGCCAGCTCCTCCACCGCAGGACCGACGACGGGAGCGGCGCCGTTGCCCCCGGTGGGGTGGACCTGCGGCGATTCGACGCGGGCCCGAGGCCGGGACGCCGGCGGCTCGTCGTCCTCCTCCGCAGGAGGCACCAGGCCGACGACCTTCAGGAGCTGCCCCGCCTGCTCGCCGAGCCCCTGGAGCAGCCGGCGGGCCTGGGGCTCCGCCTGACGTACGGCTCGGCGGCCCAGGACCCTGGCGTTGCCCATGTGGACCTTCCCCTGCTCGGCCAGCTTCGGCAGCATCGACGGTCCGTCGAGGAGGATGGCGATGGGTGCGTAGCGCACGATGTCGCAGACCTGGCCCAGCAGCGACGGCTCCTGCTCGCCCGGCCCGCCCACAGCACTCCGCTCGTCGTCACGCTCGCTCATCGGAAGATCCTGACAACCGGGGCTGCGTCAGACGCAATCGGAGCAGAGCATGCTGTCGGGATCGGCGAGCTGGCTGGGGTGCTTCACCAGGAAGCAGGACTGGCACACGAACTCGCCCGGGCGCTTCGGCTGGATGCGGCCGGCGCCGTCGCCCCGATCGTCGGGCTCGGGCTGCCCTTCCTCCTCTTCATCGTCGTCGTCGTCCGGCTGGGCCGCGATGCGGTCCTTCAGGATCGTGTCGAGATCGGCTTCGACGTCGTCATCGGTGTCGTCGTCCTCTTCCTCTTCGTCGTCGTCCTCTTCGGTGGCGGCGGCCTTCTTCTTCGCGCGCGCCGGGGCCGGTGGGGCCGCGACGACAGGCACGACCACGTCCTCTTCGACGAAATCGTCATCGGCGTCGTCGTCGAAGTCGTCGGTGTCGACGACCGGGTCCTCCTCGTCGACGAGCTCTTCGTCGATCTCCTCGGGCGGCGCCTCTTCCAGGTCGTCACCGTCGACCTCGTCGACGTCCACGGCGTTGTCTTCGTCAGCCATCGTGTCCCTTCACGGGGTCGGCCACTTGCGGGCCGGATAATACGCAGCCAGGGGGCTGCGGCCGGTCAGGGTAGCGAGTCGCGAGAGGTCCGCGGTCACAACGGGCAGAACACTCTGCCCAGGCCCTCCGCCGGGCGACTCAGCGTGACGCGCGACGGGCTTCCGCCCTGCGCTCAGCGTCGAGCCGCTCGAGCGGCGGCTCGGCCGAATGGTCGGCGAACGACATGGCCGCGGCGATCGCCGCATGGCCCGCCTGCTCGGCGATCAGCCGGTGCATCTCCTGCGCCACCGTGCGGTAGGCGGGGTGCCCCTGGGGGGTGCTGCGCAGCTCGATGAGGTGCATCGCCTCGCGGGCGTTCATCTGCATCACGAAGCGGATCCGGTACGCCAGGGCCACGGCGTAGGGCGCCTGCGCCGGGTGCTCTTCGAGCAGGGCGTCGTGGAGGTCGGCCGAGCGCTCCATCGCCTGGTCGAACTCGTCGGCCAGGCCGGCCGTCTCCAGCGCCGCCGGCCGCGTGTAGCCGTGGCGGGGCGACAGCGGCTGCCAGTCGATCGTGAGCATGCGGTGGCGCTGCAGGTCGCGGAAGGCGCCGTAGTCGGCCAGCACGTCGAAGCGGTAGCCGGTGCGCTCGAAGGCCCGCCCGGGCCGGTGCCGCCGGTTGGTGCGCTCCCCCACGTAGGCCCGGATGATCGACAGGCGCTCGTCGATCCCCATCGCCCGCACCCGGTCCTCCAGCTGCGCCTCGGGGGCGTCGGTGTAGGGGTACAGCATCGCGGCGACGGTCTTGACCTCGCCGTCGGGGTCCCAGTCGAGCAGCTGGACGCCCGGCTCCCCCACCGGCGCGCCGTCGTCGGCGTCGCCGTCGACCCCGGCCGGGGCGATCTCCGGGAACAGCCGGGCCGCCACCTCCCCCATCGCGGCGTGGTTGGTGGCCATGTACTCGGAGGCCAGCCCGCCCCGGTCGGGCAGGTCGACCCGTTTCAGGAAGCTCGGGATGACCTTGCGGAGCTCGCCGAGGATCATGTCGGCGTAGCCGCGGGCCTCGGGCAGCGGGTGCGACCGCATGCGCAGCAGCAGCGCCTCGTAGGCCTGCCCGGAGCCGTAGATGCCGACGTTCGACAGCGTGGCCGCCGGCAGCACCCCGCGCACGGCGTCGAGCGCCTTGGCCCGCACGGCCATGCGGTGCACGAGGTCGCTGTCGCCGGGCTGCTTGGGGAAGCGCTCCCGGAAGAACTCGACCATCGTGGCCGCCATCTCGGCGTAGGTGTCGAACAGGCGGTCGAGGTCGCCCACGAATCGCGTGCCCAGCGGACCGGCGAGCACGTCGGGGTCGCGGTGGTAGCGGTAGCGGCCGTCGAGGCGGCTGTCGTAGGTGATGTAGCGGGTGGACTGCTCGAGGTACGACATCAGCCGCCCCCACTCGAGCACCTTGGTCAGCACGTTCGACGCCTGCTCGCAGGCCAGGTGGACGCCGCCGAGCTGGGCGACGGAATCGTCGCCGTACTCGAAGAACACCCGGTCGTAGAGCTCCTCGGCCCGGTCGAGGCCGATGGTGGCGTCGACGGTGACGTCGCCGGCGATCTCCAGGTCGCCGACGAACTCGTCGAGGAACAGGCGACGCAGGCTCTTGGGCGAGCGGGAGTAACGGGCGAACAGCGCGCCCTTCACGACCTCCGGCAGGTTCACCAGGGCGAAGACCGGACCGTCGAGGTTCGTGAAGTACCGCCGCAGCACGTCGGCTTCGTCGGTGGTGAACTCCTCGGCGACGTAGAGGGCCATACGAGCCGCGATGCTACGTCTGCGCCCGGAGCTGGTCGGGGATGCTAGCGCGCGACGCGGAGGGTGACGCAAGCAACTCTGAGAGTGACCGCGCGAGTGACTGTGCGACTCGGGTCACCGGTCACCGCGCCGCTCCAGCGAGGCCTCCCACTCCGACCGGGCCGCGGCGAGAACGTCCTGGTCGAGCCATAGATCGGCCACCGTCATCGCCATCGCCTTGGCGCCGTCGATCACCGCCGCGTCGCCCGCCTCGCCGCCGGCGAAGGTGGCGAACTCGGGGGTGTGGATCGGCACGCCCGGCGGCGCCACGCGGATCATCGGGTGGATCGACGGCACCACGTAGCTGACGTTGCCCATGTCGGTGCTGCCGACCACCCTGCCGCCCAACGTCGGCGGCGCCACCTCGCGGCCGAGCACACCGGCGTTGGCCGTGTAGAGGCCGCCGATGACGTCGTTGTCGACCATGTCGGCGTAGGCGGGGTCGAGCCACTCGATCTCGACGGTGCAGCCTGCGGCCTGCGCTCCGCCCTCCAGACAGGCCGTGAAGCGCTCCTTGAGCCGCTGCAGGCGCGCCAGCGTGGGCGACCGCACCATCCACTCGGCCTGCGCGTAGGCCGGCACGATGTTCGGCTTGTCGCCGCCGTGGTTCACGATGCCGTGGATCCGCTCGCCCGGGGCGATGTGCTGCCGCAGGGCGGCGACGTTCATGTAGCCGAGCACGAGGGCGTCGAGGGCGTTGCGGCCCCGCTGGGGGAACGCCGCGGCGTGGGCGGCCTCGCCGTGGTACCTGGCGTAGCACTGCTGGACGGCGATCACGTCCATCGACGTGAGGTCGGCGTCGGCGGGGTGGACCATGAGGGCCGCGTCGACGCCCTCGAAGGCGCCGGCGTCGATCAGCTTGACCTTGCCTCCCCCGCCCTCCTCGGCCGGCGTGCCCATGACGACCACCCGGCCGCCCAGCTCCTCGGCCAGTGCCGCGGCCGCCAGCCCGGCTCCGAGGCCCGCCGCGGCGATCACGTTGTGCCCGCAGGCGTGTCCGATGGCGGGCAGGGCGTCGTACTCGCACAGCACCGCCACGGTGGGGCCGGAGGTGCCGGCGGTCGCCAGGAACGCCGTGTCGACGCCCGAGGCCTTGCGGGTGACGTCCAGGCCCTCGCCGGCGAGCACGTCGGTGAGCAGGTCGTGGGCGAAGTGCTCCTGGTAGTTCAGTTCGGGGTGGGCGTGGATCTGGTGCGACACGTCCACCAGCACCTCGGCCCGGCGGTCGACCTCGTCGGCCAGCCGCTTCTTGACCTCCTCCAGCGAATCCATGCCCAGGAGAGTAACGGCCTCTGGTCGTCAGCCGGGGTGGCGGAGAACGATCTTGCCGAGCTGGGCGCCGGCGTGGAGGCGCTCGATGGCGGCCGGGTAGTCGTCGAGGTCGTACACCTCGTCGACCTGGACGGGCACGCCCTGGGCGACCAGCTCGGTCACGTCGGCGAACTCCTCGTAGGAGCCGGTGGTCGAGCCGATCACCTCGATCTGCTTGAAGAACAGGCGCGGCAGGTTGAGCTCCACCTTCGGGCCGGACGTGCCGCCGGCGACCACCAGTCGCCCCGCCGGCTTCAGCGCCCGGATGGACCGCTCCCAGGTGGCCGGACCGACGGTCTCGACCACCACGTCGACCCGCACGGGCCAGTCCTCGTTGGAGTCGAACGCGTCGGCGGCGCCCAGCTCCACGGCCCGCTTGCGCTTCTCGTCGTCGCGGGAGGTGGCGTACACCACCGCGCCCAGGCGCACAGCCAGGGCCAGAGCGGCCGTGCTCACACCGCCGCCGACGCCCACCACCAGCACCGACTCGCCCGCCCGCACCCGGGCCCGCCGCAGCATCCGCCAGGCCGTCAGGTAGGCCATCGGATAGGCGGCCGCGGTCTCCCAGTCGAGGCCGGCCGGGCGCGCCACGACGTTGCGCCCGGGCACCACCACGAGCTCGCCGTGACCGCCCCAGCGTTGCTCCCCCACGATCTCCAGCTTCCCGGCGGCAGGGGCGTCGATGCCGTGCGCCACGACCGCGTCGAGCGGGACCACCGAGGGGTTGACCACCACCTCGTCGCCGGGCGCCACGTGGGTCACGGTCGTCCCGACCGACTCGACGACGCCGGCCACGTCGCAGCCGGGCACGTGGGGGAAGGCCTTCGGCTTGGGCAGGCCCCGGGTGAGCCACAGGTCCATGTGGTTGAGCGCGGAGGCAACCACCCGCACCCGGACGTCGTCGGACCCCACCGACGGGTCGGGCACCTCGCCCCAGGAGTAGCTACCGGGCGACTCGTCGAGCTTCCACGCGTGCATGCGGCGCAGGCTATGGCGTTCTGTCTTCGCTCAGCCGACTATGCCGGGCTCAGCGAAGACAGAATCAGGTTTCGAGCGGGTGGACCGTGTCGGCCAGGTCGGACACGTGGTCGTCCCAGTTGTGGGGCTCGTTGACCGGCACCACCACGAACTTCGACGCCCCCGCGGCGATGAACCGCTCCAGCAGCGCCGGCAGGCCCGCCAGGCCCTTCGCCACCACGTCGTTCATGTCGGCACCAGGGCGACGGCGGCGGGCGATCGCCGCCAGCTGCTCCGGCACGTCGCCCTCCACGTAGGGCACCAGCGCCCCGAAGTGCTCCGGGTCGAAGGTCCGGCCCGCCTTGGAGGCCGCCTTCTCGATCTCCTCGATGCCCCGCTTCACGTCGTCGGGCGGGGTGAACGACGGCAGCCAGCCGTCGGCCAGGCGCCCGCAGCGCTGCAGCTCGGTGGCCGACGACCCGCCCAGCCACAGGTCCAGCGGCTGCTGCAGCGGCACGGGGCGGGCCTTGGCGCCCTCGAAGCGGAAGTACTTGCCCTTGTGGTCGACGGTCTCGCCGGCGAGGAAGCGGCGCAGCAGCTCGAACGTCTCGTCGAAGCGGGCGGCGCGCTCCTCCTTGGTGACGCCGAACGCCTGCTGCTCCACCTTGCTGGCCACGCCGAGGCCGAACGCCGGCAGGGCCCGGCCGTTCGACAGGCGGTCGAGCGTGGCGATCTGGGTGGCCACACGCATGGGGTTGCGGCCGGGCAGCACGGTGACGCTGGTGCCCAGCTTCAGGCGGTCGGTGCGGCCCGCGGCGAAGGCCAGGCCGACGAAGGGATCGGGGCTGTCGGCGCTGATGCGCTCGGCGAGCCACAGAGAGTCGAACCCGAGCGACTCCAGCCCGTCGATCAGGGCGGCGAACCGCCCCGGATCGCTGGTCGTGCTCACTCCCAGCCCGACCCCGATCCGCACCTTCCCCTTGCCCGCTTCAGGCATTGCCCTGTCCCCTCGCGCTCCCCAGCGCCCTCGTCTCGGTCCGCTGACGCCCCAGCCTCTCAGAGCGAGCCCTGTGAGGCCATGTTTTCTTTCTGTGGTACGGCAGTCTCGCAGCAGTTCTGCGACGTTCAGACTACGCAGGTCAGAGCATCTGCCTCGACGCGCACCGACAGGCGACGGACCGTGCCGAGCGCCTCACCGTCGAGCCAGATCGGCGTGGCCGACGGGAACTCGAACTGGACGGCGTCGACCCGGCGCTGCTCGATGCCCGGATGCGGCACGTGCGACCCGGTGGGGAGCCGCTTGCGGGCCTTCAGGCGGTCGCCCAGCGACAGCTGCGCGTCGAACGTGTCGAGGCGCCCGTCGTTCGGGTGGCTCCGGGGGGCGACGTCCCAGTCGCCCAGGAACTCGGCGTTCATCACGGCGACGATCCGCCCCGACCACCACGACCGGCGGACCACTACGTGGGCCACGAACCAGTGGAGCTTGCCGTCGATCAGGGCCGCGCCCAGGTCGACCGGCACCTGGCGCGCCTCGGGCGAGCGCAACCGGGCCTCGTCGCCGGTGCCGCCCAGCGTGTGGCACAGATCGCCGCCCAGCAGCCCCAGGGGCGGGACCGGCAGACCGACCCGGCGGTTGCGCTCCACCGCCTGGCGGGCCTCGGCGTCGGAGCGCACCAGCAGCCCCTCGTCCGGCAGCGCGCCGGCGATGCCCCACTCCTCGCCCCGCTTGATGGTCACGACGACGGCTCCCCGGTGTCGGCCGGGCCATCGTCGGCCTGGTCGTCGTCGTCCTCCCCCTCACGGTCGAGGCGGGACGACGCGGCGACGACCCCACGCAGCAGGGCGTCGGCGGCCTGGCGGGCCGACGTGGCCGTGGCCGGCTCGGGGGCGATGTCGCCCACCTGCCGCAGGAGGTCGATGAGGGTCTTGATGTTGCGGACGAAGTCGCCGCCCGACAGGTCCTCGTCGTCGAGCACGTCGGCCAGCGGCTCCCCCGCCGCCCAGGCGTGAGCCAGCGCCAGGAACCCGGGGTCGGGCAGCCGGGTGGCCGGCAGGCCGGCGGCGCCCTCGTTCCCGGTCAGCTCCTCGGCCAGCTGCTCGATGCGACCCCACCGCTCGCGGACCTGCCGCGACGGGAACCACGGCGTCGGGCTGGCCGTCGGCCCCCGGTGCTCGTAGGTGAAGCACGACACCAGGCCCGCCATCGTGGCCGGGTCGAGGTCGTCGAGGATGCCACTGCACATCGCCTCGGCCACCAGCAGATCGCACTCGTGGTAGGTGCGGGCCAACACCGTGCCCCGGTCGGTGAGCGCCCAGCCGTCGAGGTAGCCCCACGACTCCAGCAGGCGCAGCACCCGGTCGAAGCGCCGGGCCAGCGACTCGGTGCGCGACCGGACCTCGCGGCGCAGGTCCTCCAGCTCCTTCTCGGCCCGCTCGGCGTGGGCGGCGGAGCGGAGGTGGCGCTCGCGGTCAGGGCAGGCGTCGACCGGGTGCTCCGCCACCAGGCCGGCGAGGTCCTGAACTGGCACCTCTTCACGTTGCTCGCCGTCGCCGCCCGGGTCCAGAGGGTCGGGCGCCTTTTCGTCGCGG
This sequence is a window from Acidimicrobiales bacterium. Protein-coding genes within it:
- a CDS encoding Rrf2 family transcriptional regulator, which codes for MRITARVDYGVRAAIELAAAEHPPVKGEVLAERQRIPGKYLENILADLRRAGIVASQRGADGGYRLAGPPESVSVADIIRAVEGPLADVHGTPPEEIVYVGPAEALQRVWIATRAALRNVLEEVTLADIVASSLPAPVEELLGDPAAWERRSRGASRSR
- a CDS encoding crotonase/enoyl-CoA hydratase family protein, giving the protein MAVDVTTQGPFAIVKINRPEARNAVNGAVAQGIEAAVDRIEEDDSLWLGILTGEPPVFCAGADLKEINAGNAAALATARGGFGGFVKRERTKPIIAAVDGPALAGGTELVLASDLVVASTTATFGIPEVKRSLVAAAGGLFRLGRKIPFNLAMELALTGDPIDATRAYHFGLVNRLVEPGEALTAAVELAEKVCANAPVAVRASRKVVLEATHADDEVGWKMSMEGMAQAMSSEDFSEGLTAFIEKRPPQWKGR
- a CDS encoding GNAT family N-acetyltransferase, whose amino-acid sequence is MTISSPAPEESARPATPDDLAALHDLVVAAIAEKRTQKGGELWARRERRPDPLEESLAASLVDDSQAVLVGTIDDTVVGFGAAHTEKLADGGLLGVVDEVYVDPGARAIGVGEVLMSQLVGWCRDQGCFGVDSLALPGDRHTKNFFESFGLVARAIVVHRSLT
- a CDS encoding DUF4193 family protein, with amino-acid sequence MADEDNAVDVDEVDGDDLEEAPPEEIDEELVDEEDPVVDTDDFDDDADDDFVEEDVVVPVVAAPPAPARAKKKAAATEEDDDEEEEDDDTDDDVEADLDTILKDRIAAQPDDDDDEEEEGQPEPDDRGDGAGRIQPKRPGEFVCQSCFLVKHPSQLADPDSMLCSDCV
- a CDS encoding FAD-dependent thymidylate synthase, yielding MALYVAEEFTTDEADVLRRYFTNLDGPVFALVNLPEVVKGALFARYSRSPKSLRRLFLDEFVGDLEIAGDVTVDATIGLDRAEELYDRVFFEYGDDSVAQLGGVHLACEQASNVLTKVLEWGRLMSYLEQSTRYITYDSRLDGRYRYHRDPDVLAGPLGTRFVGDLDRLFDTYAEMAATMVEFFRERFPKQPGDSDLVHRMAVRAKALDAVRGVLPAATLSNVGIYGSGQAYEALLLRMRSHPLPEARGYADMILGELRKVIPSFLKRVDLPDRGGLASEYMATNHAAMGEVAARLFPEIAPAGVDGDADDGAPVGEPGVQLLDWDPDGEVKTVAAMLYPYTDAPEAQLEDRVRAMGIDERLSIIRAYVGERTNRRHRPGRAFERTGYRFDVLADYGAFRDLQRHRMLTIDWQPLSPRHGYTRPAALETAGLADEFDQAMERSADLHDALLEEHPAQAPYAVALAYRIRFVMQMNAREAMHLIELRSTPQGHPAYRTVAQEMHRLIAEQAGHAAIAAAMSFADHSAEPPLERLDAERRAEARRASR
- a CDS encoding M20 family metallopeptidase; amino-acid sequence: MDSLEEVKKRLADEVDRRAEVLVDVSHQIHAHPELNYQEHFAHDLLTDVLAGEGLDVTRKASGVDTAFLATAGTSGPTVAVLCEYDALPAIGHACGHNVIAAAGLGAGLAAAALAEELGGRVVVMGTPAEEGGGGKVKLIDAGAFEGVDAALMVHPADADLTSMDVIAVQQCYARYHGEAAHAAAFPQRGRNALDALVLGYMNVAALRQHIAPGERIHGIVNHGGDKPNIVPAYAQAEWMVRSPTLARLQRLKERFTACLEGGAQAAGCTVEIEWLDPAYADMVDNDVIGGLYTANAGVLGREVAPPTLGGRVVGSTDMGNVSYVVPSIHPMIRVAPPGVPIHTPEFATFAGGEAGDAAVIDGAKAMAMTVADLWLDQDVLAAARSEWEASLERRGDR
- a CDS encoding zinc-binding dehydrogenase — its product is MHAWKLDESPGSYSWGEVPDPSVGSDDVRVRVVASALNHMDLWLTRGLPKPKAFPHVPGCDVAGVVESVGTTVTHVAPGDEVVVNPSVVPLDAVVAHGIDAPAAGKLEIVGEQRWGGHGELVVVPGRNVVARPAGLDWETAAAYPMAYLTAWRMLRRARVRAGESVLVVGVGGGVSTAALALAVRLGAVVYATSRDDEKRKRAVELGAADAFDSNEDWPVRVDVVVETVGPATWERSIRALKPAGRLVVAGGTSGPKVELNLPRLFFKQIEVIGSTTGSYEEFADVTELVAQGVPVQVDEVYDLDDYPAAIERLHAGAQLGKIVLRHPG
- a CDS encoding LLM class flavin-dependent oxidoreductase; the encoded protein is MPEAGKGKVRIGVGLGVSTTSDPGRFAALIDGLESLGFDSLWLAERISADSPDPFVGLAFAAGRTDRLKLGTSVTVLPGRNPMRVATQIATLDRLSNGRALPAFGLGVASKVEQQAFGVTKEERAARFDETFELLRRFLAGETVDHKGKYFRFEGAKARPVPLQQPLDLWLGGSSATELQRCGRLADGWLPSFTPPDDVKRGIEEIEKAASKAGRTFDPEHFGALVPYVEGDVPEQLAAIARRRRPGADMNDVVAKGLAGLPALLERFIAAGASKFVVVPVNEPHNWDDHVSDLADTVHPLET